A section of the Mastomys coucha isolate ucsf_1 unplaced genomic scaffold, UCSF_Mcou_1 pScaffold15, whole genome shotgun sequence genome encodes:
- the Ttpal gene encoding alpha-tocopherol transfer protein-like: MSEESDSLRTSPSVASLSENELPLPPPEPPGYVCSLTEDLVTKAREELQEKPEWRLRDVQALRDMVRKEYPYLSTSLDDAFLLRFLRARKFDYDRALQLLVNYHGCRRSWPEVFSNLRPSALKDVLNSGFLTVLPHTDPRGCHVLCIRPDRWIPSNYPITENIRAVYLTLEKLIQSEETQVNGIVILADYKGVSLSKASHFGPFIAKKVIGILQDGFPIRIKAVHIVNEPRIFKGIFAIIKPFLKEKIANRFFLHGSDLNSLHTNLPRNILPKEYGGTAGELDTASWNAVLLASEDDFVKEFCQPVPACDSLLGQPLLPEGLISDAQCDDSMRAMKSQLYSCY; this comes from the exons ATGTCAGAAGAAAGTGACTCTCTGAGAACCAGCCCGTCTGTGGCCTCACTCTCTGAAAATGAGCTGCCACTGCCTCCACCAGAACCTCCCGGCTATGTGTGCTCCCTGACAGAAGACTTGGTCACCAAAGCCAGGGAAGAGCTTCAGGAGAAGCCCGAGTGGAGGCTCCGAGATGTGCAGGCCCTTCGAGACATGGTGCGGAAGGAGTACCCATACCTGAGTACGTCACTGGATGATGCCTTCCTGTTGCGCTTTCTAAGGGCCCGAAAGTTTGATTATGACCGGGCCCTTCAGCTGCTGGTCAACTACCATGGCTGCAGGAGGAGCTGGCCAGAGGTCTTCAGCAACCTGAGGCCATCAGCCCTGAAAGACGTTCTCAACTCTGGATTCCTCACAGTGCTGCCCCACACGGACCCCAGGGGCTGCCATGTCCTCTGCATCCGACCAG ACAGATGGATACCGAGCAACTACCCAATTACAGAGAACATCCGAGCCGTATACTTGACATTAGAAAAACTCATTCAGTCTGAGGAGACCCAGGTGAATGGGATTGTAATCCTTGCCGACTACAAGGGAGTGAGCTTATCAAAAGCATCTCATTTTGGGCCTTTTATAGCCAAAAAGGTGATTGGCATCCTTCAG GATGGCTTCCCCATCCGGATAAAAGCAGTTCACATAGTGAACGAACCTCGGATATTTAAGGGCATTTTCGCCATCATAAAACCATTTCTAAAGGAGAAAATTGCAAACAGG TTCTTCCTCCATGGATCTGACCTGAACTCTCTCCACACAAACCTTCCAAGGAATATCCTCCCCAAGGAGTACGGGGGCACAGCAGGAGAGCTGGACACTGCCTCCTGGAACGCAGTGCTGCTGGCCTCAGAGGATGATTTTGTGAAAGAGTTCTGCCAGCCTGTACCTGCCTGTGACAGTCTCCTGGGCCAGCCCCTGCTACCTGAGGGGCTGATCTCAGATGCGCAGTGTGATGACTCCATGCGAGCCATGAAGTCCCAGCTCTACTCCTGCTATTAG